Proteins from one Capricornis sumatraensis isolate serow.1 chromosome 2, serow.2, whole genome shotgun sequence genomic window:
- the KLHDC9 gene encoding kelch domain-containing protein 9: MAGAAGEARGLGWTWRPVARDPLMARAFHSCTELRGRFYLVGGLLAGGAREPSSETVVFDPAGGQAVRAAARGGPRRSHHDAAPVGGRWLCVVGGWDGSRRSATVTALDTDRGVWEEWTAGSGSCPPAGLSSHTCTRISDRELRVAGREGGTRTQRRYGSVYTLRLDPGARTYCYKEEGCHTVSRSGHCAALLQSPGPHPGHQLLLFGGCNSAEPEVAGHWSHGKIQEEPPVAPHLMEKLSRLVSSGQGSRQGPRGLRHHSCSVVGPFAVLFGGETLNRARDTICNDLYIYDTRKSPPLWFHFPCADRGLKRVGHRTCLWNDQLYLVGGFGEDGRTASPQVCILDIFI; this comes from the exons ATGGCGGGGGCTGCGGGCGAGGCGCGGGGCTTGGGCTGGACCTGGCGGCCGGTGGCGCGGGACCCGCTGATGGCGCGGGCCTTCCATTCATGCACTGAACTGCGGGGACGGTTCTATCTGGTGGGGGGTCTCCTAGCTGGAGGAGCGAGAGAGCCGAGCAGCGAAACGGTGGTCTTCGATCCGGCTGGGGGCCAGGCCGTGCGGGCGGCAGCACGGGGCGGCCCGAGGCGCAGCCACCACGACGCGGCGCCGGTGGGCGGTCGCTGGCTCTGCGTGGTGGGCGGCTGGGACGGGTCGCGCCGCTCGGCCACTGTGACCGCTTTGGACACGGACCGCGGTGTGTGGGAGGAGTGGACCGCCGGCTCCGGCAGCTGCCCCCCCGCCGGCCTCAGTAGTCACACCTGTACCCGAATCTCCGACCGAGAGCTGCGGGTAGCAGGCCGGGAGGGCGGGACCCGCACTCAGCGTCGTTACGGAAGCGTCTACACGTTAAGGCTGGACCCAGGCGCCCGCACCTATTG CTATAAGGAAGAAGGCTGCCACACTGTTTCACGCTCGGGTCACTGTGCTGCTTTGCTCCAAAGTCCTGGGCCCCACCCAGGTCACCAGCTATTACTCTTTGGGGGCTGCAACTCAGCTGAACCAGAAGTAGCTGGGCATTGGAGTCATGGGAAGATTCAG GAGGAACCACCTGTTGCCCCCCATTTGATGGAAAAGCTTTCAAGGCTCGTGAGCAGCGGGCAGGGGTCCCGGCAGGGGCCTCGAGGCCTGCGCCATCACTCATGTTCTGTGGTTGGTCCCTTTGCTGTCCTATTCGGTGGAGAGACTTTGAACAGAGCCAGAGACACCATCTGCAATGACCTCTACATCTATGATACCC GAAAGTCTCCTCCTCTGTGGTTCCACTTCCCCTGTGCCGACCGTGGACTAAAACGCGTGGGCCATCGCACCTGCCTTTGGAATGATCAGCTCTACCTGGTTGGGGGTTTTGGTGAGGATGGCAGGACAGCTAGTCCACAGGTTTGCATTCTAGACATCTTTATCTAA